Proteins from a genomic interval of Musa acuminata AAA Group cultivar baxijiao chromosome BXJ1-9, Cavendish_Baxijiao_AAA, whole genome shotgun sequence:
- the LOC135593327 gene encoding coilin-like isoform X1 — MAEPMRVRVEFEDRRLLTKSQRKDGLRRCWILLGPHLPTVADLAAHLARTFALNRSCPRGIRLYMDEFVLPPFESTSIFRDKDIIRVSKKAVKQRQLLGTCNSAYCMQDSENVVEESMHIDNNLLVHPDLPVNSWTKKRKKRGGSCDFQQNTTNIHAILSEETNLKKKEHMNKTQMLKRKKLNRSNTEKPIITAEPDENVLFEKNEHFVQKRSSLRRILNRKDGTSDGDGRCDSLISNRLHQAHSNYCRNQPESHANCKAERSEYPLLVDVSLLKTISTSDMQGDGSKIATLVNNWEVAVSVASAKESSTHVTEPMPNSDWGQMQPGLGERMKTQLQENRWDCWIANKISATPWPWAVSGRGAVATADGSFGGKWGNQAPAKYVTNLKSSKS, encoded by the exons ATGGCGGAGCCGATGAGGGTTCGCGTGGAGTTCGAGGACCGCCGCCTGCTCACCAAGTCCCAGCGGAAGGACGGCCTCCGCCGCTGCTGGATCCTCCTCGGCCCCCACCTGCCCACCGTCGCTGACCTCGCCGCCCACCTCGCCCGCACCTTTGCCCTCAACCGCTCCTGCCCGCGCGGCATCCGCCTCTAC ATGGATGAATTTGTCTTACCTCCATTTGAATCAACCAGTATCTTCAGGGACAAGGATATCATCAG GGTGAGCAAGAAGGCTGTTAAACAGAGGCAGCTTCTTGGGACATGTAACAGTGCATATTGCATGCAAGATTCTGAGAATGTTGTGGAAGAAAGCATGCATATTGATAATAACCTTCTCGTTCATCCAGATCTCCCCGTGAACTCATGgactaagaaaagaaaaaaaagagggggTAGCTGTGATTTTCAACAGAACACAACAAACATCCATGCAATTTTGAGTGAAGAGACAAATTTGAAAAAAAAGGAGCATATGAACAAGACTCAGATGTTGAA GAGGAAGAAATTAAATCGAAGCAACACTGAAAAGCCTATCATAACTGCTGAGCCAGATGAGAATGTCCTATTCGAAAAGAATGAACACTTTGTTCAGAAGAGAAGCAGCTTAAGGAGAATTTTAAATAGGAAAGATGGGACATCTGATGGAGATGGCAGATGTGATTCACTCATTTCAAACAGGCTTCATCAGGCGCATTCAAACTATTGTAGAAATCAGCCTGAATCTCATGCTAATTGCAAGGCAGAACGG AGTGAATACCCTTTGCTTGTGGATGTCAGTTTGCTGAAAACAATTTCTACAAGTGACATGCAAGGTGATGGAAGTAAGATAGCAACATTGGTAAACAACTGGGAAGTAGCAGTATCAGTCGCAAGTGCTAAGGAGTCGAGTACTCATGTCACAG AGCCCATGCCAAATTCTGACTGGGGGCAAATGCAGCCGGGTTTGGGTGAGAGAATGAAGACTCAGCTTCAAGAGAATAGATGGGATTGCTGGATAGCAAATAAGATTAGTGCAACTCCCTGGCCATGGGCAGTGAGTGGGAGAGGTGCAGTAGCGACTGCTGATGGATCTTTTGGAGGAAAATGGGGCAATCAGGCTCCTGCCAAGTATGTTACTAATCTCAAATCTTCCAAATCTTAG
- the LOC135593327 gene encoding coilin-like isoform X2, giving the protein MAEPMRVRVEFEDRRLLTKSQRKDGLRRCWILLGPHLPTVADLAAHLARTFALNRSCPRGIRLYMDEFVLPPFESTSIFRDKDIIRVSKKAVKQRQLLGTYLPVNSWTKKRKKRGGSCDFQQNTTNIHAILSEETNLKKKEHMNKTQMLKRKKLNRSNTEKPIITAEPDENVLFEKNEHFVQKRSSLRRILNRKDGTSDGDGRCDSLISNRLHQAHSNYCRNQPESHANCKAERSEYPLLVDVSLLKTISTSDMQGDGSKIATLVNNWEVAVSVASAKESSTHVTEPMPNSDWGQMQPGLGERMKTQLQENRWDCWIANKISATPWPWAVSGRGAVATADGSFGGKWGNQAPAKYVTNLKSSKS; this is encoded by the exons ATGGCGGAGCCGATGAGGGTTCGCGTGGAGTTCGAGGACCGCCGCCTGCTCACCAAGTCCCAGCGGAAGGACGGCCTCCGCCGCTGCTGGATCCTCCTCGGCCCCCACCTGCCCACCGTCGCTGACCTCGCCGCCCACCTCGCCCGCACCTTTGCCCTCAACCGCTCCTGCCCGCGCGGCATCCGCCTCTAC ATGGATGAATTTGTCTTACCTCCATTTGAATCAACCAGTATCTTCAGGGACAAGGATATCATCAG GGTGAGCAAGAAGGCTGTTAAACAGAGGCAGCTTCTTGGGACAT ATCTCCCCGTGAACTCATGgactaagaaaagaaaaaaaagagggggTAGCTGTGATTTTCAACAGAACACAACAAACATCCATGCAATTTTGAGTGAAGAGACAAATTTGAAAAAAAAGGAGCATATGAACAAGACTCAGATGTTGAA GAGGAAGAAATTAAATCGAAGCAACACTGAAAAGCCTATCATAACTGCTGAGCCAGATGAGAATGTCCTATTCGAAAAGAATGAACACTTTGTTCAGAAGAGAAGCAGCTTAAGGAGAATTTTAAATAGGAAAGATGGGACATCTGATGGAGATGGCAGATGTGATTCACTCATTTCAAACAGGCTTCATCAGGCGCATTCAAACTATTGTAGAAATCAGCCTGAATCTCATGCTAATTGCAAGGCAGAACGG AGTGAATACCCTTTGCTTGTGGATGTCAGTTTGCTGAAAACAATTTCTACAAGTGACATGCAAGGTGATGGAAGTAAGATAGCAACATTGGTAAACAACTGGGAAGTAGCAGTATCAGTCGCAAGTGCTAAGGAGTCGAGTACTCATGTCACAG AGCCCATGCCAAATTCTGACTGGGGGCAAATGCAGCCGGGTTTGGGTGAGAGAATGAAGACTCAGCTTCAAGAGAATAGATGGGATTGCTGGATAGCAAATAAGATTAGTGCAACTCCCTGGCCATGGGCAGTGAGTGGGAGAGGTGCAGTAGCGACTGCTGATGGATCTTTTGGAGGAAAATGGGGCAATCAGGCTCCTGCCAAGTATGTTACTAATCTCAAATCTTCCAAATCTTAG
- the LOC135593328 gene encoding uncharacterized protein LOC135593328: MVTLRPPPHLPRIAAVSSSHSDPSRAAGKIKRLVLTSEGRTKLNTAPDRDFYAFPRFVTHVDAAFISALTGLYRERLAPEWAVLDLMSSWVSHLPQEVAYERVVGHGLNAQELARNPRLDYFFVKDLNRDQELQFEDCSFHAVVCAVSVQYLQWPEKVFVEVFRVLKPGGVFIVSFSNRLFYEKAISAWRDGSDYSRVQLVVQYFQSVDGFTQPEIVKNVPPKADASLLSGMMRLIGLYRTDPFYAVIAYRNFKPVYEEAE, from the exons ATGGTCACCTTGCGCCCGCCTCCCCACCTTCCTAGAATCGCTGCCGTGTCCTCTTCGCACTCCGACCCTTCCAGGGCCGCGGGCAAGATCAAGCGCCTCGTCCTCACCAGCGAGGGCCGGACCAAGCTCAACACCGCCCCCGACCGGGACTTCTACGCCTTCCCCCGCTTCGTGACCCACGTCGACGCCGCCTTCATCTCCGCTCTGACGGGGCTCTACCGGGAGCGCCTGGCGCCGGAGTGGGCGGTGCTGGACCTCATGAGCTCCTGGGTGAGCCACCTGCCGCAGGAGGTAGCGTACGAGCGAGTTGTCGGCCATGGGCTCAACGCCCAGGAGCTGGCCAGGAACCCCAGGCTTGACTATTTCTTCGTCAAGGACCTCAACCGTGACCAGGAGCTCCAGTTCGAGGATTGCAGTTTCCATGCGGTGGTGTGCGCCGTCAGCGTTCAGTACCTGCAGTGGCCGGAGAAG GTATTTGTCGAGGTTTTTAGGGTTCTCAAACCAGGTGGGGTGTTCATCGTAAGCTTCAGCAATCGTCTATTTTATGAGAAAGCAATCAGTGCATGGAGGGATGGGAGTGATTACAGCCGAGTCCAATTGGTTGTGCAGTACTTCCAATCTGTGGATGGATTTACACAGCCTGAGATAGTCAAGAATGTACCACCAAAGGCTGATGCTTCACTTCTTAGTGGAATGATGAGACTGATTGGGTTATATAGGACGGATCCCTTCTATGCAGTGATTGCGTATAGAAATTTCAAGCCAGTGTATGAAGAAGCCGAATGA
- the LOC135593330 gene encoding zinc finger A20 and AN1 domain-containing stress-associated protein 2-like, with translation MDSGEHRENPPPCARGCGFVGSPATRGLCSWCYRDICLMEQLEKMRPPLAAAESDAGSRKVAAAQSSSYRDEEPPKAADRCGRCKKKVRLCARFECRCGSTFCAAHRLPETHECAFDYKAHGRAAIAKANPVVVKDKLRRI, from the coding sequence ATGGATTCCGGAGAGCACCGCGAGAACCCGCCCCCCTGCGCCAGAGGCTGCGGCTTCGTCGGCAGCCCCGCGACGCGGGGCCTGTGCTCTTGGTGCTACCGAGACATCTGCCTCATGGAGCAGCTCGAGAAGATGCGGCCGCCTTTGGCCGCTGCGGAGTCCGACGCCGGGAGTCGGAAGGTCGCGGCCGCGCAGTCCTCCTCCTACCGGGACGAGGAGCCCCCGAAGGCGGCGGACCGGTGCGGGCGGTGCAAGAAGAAGGTGAGGCTGTGCGCGAGGTTCGAGTGCCGGTGCGGGAGCACGTTCTGCGCGGCGCACCGCCTCCCGGAGACGCACGAGTGCGCGTTCGACTACAAGGCGCACGGCCGCGCGGCGATCGCCAAGGCCAACCCCGTCGTCGTGAAAGACAAGCTGCGGAGGATCTGA
- the LOC103998322 gene encoding abscisic acid receptor PYL4-like has protein sequence MPFLPPPKPSTQPKRVTGGGSAKQRCTAHALPEAVAKYHEHAAGRKQCCSAVVQEVAAPVAVVWSVVRRFDKPQAYKRFVKSCRVVVGDGGVGTLREVRVVSGLPATTSTERLEILDDEHHVLSFRVVGGEHRLANYRSVTTIHPAPEPVGHAMVVESYVVDVPPGNTKDDTRVFVDTIVRCNLQSLARTAEAL, from the coding sequence ATGCCTTTTTTACCTCCTCCCAAGCCTTCCACCCAACCCAAAAGGGTCACCGGAGGCGGAAGCGCCAAGCAGCGGTGCACGGCGCACGCGCTGCCGGAGGCGGTGGCGAAGTACCACGAGCACGCGGCGGGGCGGAAGCAGTGCTGCTCGGCGGTGGTGCAGGAGGTGGCTGCCCCGGTGGCGGTGGTGTGGTCGGTGGTGCGCCGCTTCGACAAGCCACAGGCCTACAAGCGCTTCGTGAAGAGCTGCCGCGTCGTGGTCGGCGACGGCGGGGTGGGCACGCTCCGTGAGGTGCGTGTCGTGTCGGGACTGCCGGCGACAACCAGCACCGAGCGGCTCGAGATCCTGGACGATGAGCACCACGTGCTAAGCTTCCGGGTGGTCGGCGGCGAGCACCGTCTCGCCAACTACCGGTCCGTCACCACCATCCACCCCGCGCCGGAACCCGTCGGCCACGCCATGGTCGTGGAGTCGTACGTGGTGGACGTGCCGCCGGGGAACACCAAGGATGACACCCGGGTCTTCGTCGACACCATCGTCAGGTGCAACCTCCAGTCCCTGGCGCGCACCGCCGAAGCCCTCTAA